The genomic window GGATTTAGCGACGGTCAACGGTGACGAGATCCTATGGGACGAAGTCACCCAAACCGTCACCTACACCAAGAACCTGCAAACGCCGCTGGCGGATGAAAACACCCAGCGGACTCACGCGGTGTTGGTGGCATTCGATCGGTTGGGAGGCGTCGAGGCGCCCGACGAAACCACGCTGATCGTGCGTCTTCGCGACCCGCTGCCCTACTTCCCAAACTTGGTCGCTTATTACCCGCTGTTCCCAGTGCCGCGACACTGCATCGAGGAACATGGCAAACCAATGTGGACGCGGCCCGAGAATATTGTCACCTGCGGTCCTTACAAAGTCGGCCTGCGAAAGCTGCGTGACCGAGTCCGTTTGGTCAAAGACGAAAAGTGGTACGACGCGGACAACGTGCAAGTCGAATCCATCGACGCGATGTCAATCGAAAGTCAGAACACCGCTCTCAATATGTACGAGACCGGTGAACTCGATTGGGTCACGGATCCGCCAGTGACCTTGATCGAAGAGCTCAAGAAACGCGACGACTACATCGGGGCGCCGTATCTTTCGGTTTACTACTACGAACTGAACACCAAACGACCACCGCTTGATGACGTTCGCGTTCGCAAAGCGTTGTCGATGGCCATCAACCGCGAACAGATCGTTCGCGAAGTCACCAAAGCGGGCCAGCAACCGGCGTTCGCGTTGGTGCCGCCAGGCATCGCGGGGTACACCCACGAAAAGGGCAACCGCGGATCACTGGAAGAAGCCAAGGAACTGCTTCGCGAAGCGGGGTATCCCGGCGGTCGAGGCTTTCCCAAGTTCACGATTCTTTACAACACCAGCGAAAGTCACCGTGCGATCGCCGAGGTGATCCAGCAACAGTGGCAAAACAATCTGAATATCAAGGCTGACCTGCAGAATATGGAGTGGGGCAGTTTTCTCGACAAGCGTCAGCAACAACGTTACGACATTTCACGAGCGGCATGGAACGCGGACTACCCCGACCCGAACACGTTCTTGGATCTGTTCCTCAGCGAAAGCCCGCAGAACAACACGGCTTGGGACAATCCCCGCTACGACGAATTGCTCTCACTGGCCGCATCAGAATCCGACAAAACCAAACGCATGGAACTGCTTGCTGAAGCCGAGGCAATCTGGGCCGATGAGCTTCCCGCCATTCCGATTTATTACTACGTCGGTTTGAACATCATCAAACCCTACGTCAAAGGTTTGCACCCGACGCCGCAAGACACGCACCCGTTTCAAACGATTCGATTGGAGGGCAAGCCATGAAAGACTTGCTCGGTTTCCTTGTCCGACGACTTGGCTGGATGGCCATCACGCTGTGGGCGGTCTACACCGTTTCGTTCGTGTTGATGCGAGCC from Rhodopirellula halodulae includes these protein-coding regions:
- a CDS encoding peptide ABC transporter substrate-binding protein; its protein translation is MPLELRRAFLILAAVVMVVAVVWASRFDAMPPAEFSFQNGTDPKTLDPHRATGQPESRILFNIFTGLLEELPEGDPDPETGVQPMTPQPGIATSYDVSPDNMTYTFTLRDDVTWSDGVPITSADFVWSWTRMLHPETACEYNFQLFGVKNAEAYATGEVKPGDKVEIELWDRPGETIDGEPAQQTFPRGTIVHGTLTALDKPPMPNFPEGASKEEKSKITADWQSEWLYTVDLATVNGDEILWDEVTQTVTYTKNLQTPLADENTQRTHAVLVAFDRLGGVEAPDETTLIVRLRDPLPYFPNLVAYYPLFPVPRHCIEEHGKPMWTRPENIVTCGPYKVGLRKLRDRVRLVKDEKWYDADNVQVESIDAMSIESQNTALNMYETGELDWVTDPPVTLIEELKKRDDYIGAPYLSVYYYELNTKRPPLDDVRVRKALSMAINREQIVREVTKAGQQPAFALVPPGIAGYTHEKGNRGSLEEAKELLREAGYPGGRGFPKFTILYNTSESHRAIAEVIQQQWQNNLNIKADLQNMEWGSFLDKRQQQRYDISRAAWNADYPDPNTFLDLFLSESPQNNTAWDNPRYDELLSLAASESDKTKRMELLAEAEAIWADELPAIPIYYYVGLNIIKPYVKGLHPTPQDTHPFQTIRLEGKP